AGTTTTTCTCTTATGTTAGAGAAACTTTTACGACTTATGCAAACAGGATCAGAAGATTTGTGTGTTTCCATACAGTTTGCACATTTGATGTTTGATGACTTACATTCTTTTGTGTCATGATTCTCGGAACAGATACCACAGTGTGTTTTTATATGGCAATTTTTTTCACCATGACCATACATTTGACAATTGTAGCATTGTGTGATTTTGTTGCGCTGCCTCCGAGCAAAATCCCATCGAACTTGTGTTTTAAAGATCGCGCGATAGTTCTTTTTAAGTTCATTTAGTCTAATTGAACCTATATCTAGGTAAATTAGATAAAACACATCAACAAACTGATCAtaggtttttttaataattttcacaTTAAGGCATTTGAGGCCAATGGAAATTAGTTCTTGTTTTAGTTCAGTCGTACTTAGTTCATGCAAACCATACAACATGACTTTGAATGACCTTTCTGATGGCAGATCATGAGTGTAATATTGCCAATTCTTTGTAGTTAACGAAGCACACACTTTTTGATGGGTTTCAAGGGATTCACAATTAAGTTTAATGCctatagacatttttttaaggctGTAATTTTCGAGTTTCAGCTCTTTAAATAGATTATGCACATTTTGAATTGATTGTTGTAGCACGCATACCGAAGGAATTTTAGATTGTTTCTTAGAGATCGGCGGTGAAGCTACTTCATCATCGATTTCAATGTCTTTATCCGTGTCCGGATGGGTTTGTAGGGGTATCCAATATTTTGGATGCTTTTTGTTGGAAGAAGACATGGTGTCTTCACCATTGGTGGGGGGAGATTTTCTCTTAATTTTGATTTACTTTCTATACCGCACAGAGAGAAAGACGTTATAGTCGTTTAACGTGCCGATTGGTACTTTTTGTGTCATTTCCTTagctcaaaataaaaattacaatttttgagAGGAAAAAATACCATGACCTTAAATTACATTATGTATCTTGTGACTTTGTATataattgaataaatattttttcaaagtaacaaaaatttagttcaaaaagaccaaaaaccaGTACGTTTTGAATGTTcatattttatccaaatttagccgtattgaatttttgtgaccatttcaatgaaaaataaagtttcttctTTTCTCCGTTTCATGTTCAATATCCATAAATAAATACTCATAGGATAAAAATGGACTATTTAGTAGAAACAttaaaaatgtcgttttttctctttttttaatagtttttcttaagttttttgcaatatttgaattttaaaatattttaaaaggatacatatcgataataaatttaattatctacaaaaaattactcaataaaaattttcaaattcggcttgcttttcaagttataggcaaaaactcaaaaagtaacagaaaaagtcgaaaacattgatcgttacaaaaatctttgtcagaaaaattttgtcattaaaaattcaaaactatgaggattcgaaagtatcagtaataaagttttttcttgcaataattttctttgaaaaatcgattttttttaaatattttagtgcattgcacttaaacatctggagtgacccagAAATGTTGTTCTAATGTTTCTTGCTTATTTACTCAACTTTCAGGAGCCGGCTTTTCTGTTCGAATaagtcaatttcaatttttttttttttttcttcaaaatttgaatgataaaatatatttgtgtgcatggtttgaaaaaaattggtccATCTTTTAATGAGATATGCGTAAAAAACCAAAATGTcagttttcgcaaaaaaaaaaaaatggcaatgcCATATTTCCACTACCTATCCAAATCTTTTGGAAAAACGCAATTTGATCAATAtaaacaccaaatttaatcaaaatcgtaagagccgaaaaatttaaataactccAAAAATTTCTATGGGaggtaaattttttaaatgagatattaaaaaaaaaaaaacaaccgtgAAAATTACGAAGAAATCATCCGTGccgaatttcaagaaaattcgtccacCCAGGCTGCAGATGGACGAACCGCCGACGGACAGACGCACCGACGACGCGACGCCCGCCATCCCGACGGATGTCATGATGAAAACCACTTCGTTGTTTTCAGTTCTTAGAACGAGTTTTCTGTTGACTAATTTTACCTTCAATTTGCAAAACTTTATGTATAAAGActaaacaatttataatttgaactttacgtttttttttttgtaaatgagtttttcaaaaacgatgtgtacgaaaaattcaaaaacaatgtGTAAAAttactcatattttttttttaattaaaaagttattttaatgtacataattcattattaaaatagtatttgacgtagagctagatttttttattaaaaaaaaaaataagatataacaacaaataataaacaacAGCAATATCTTCGTAGAATCAGCAGatcttaaaacttaaaactcACTAGTACATagcagggccctatttcataaaactattagTGTTGTACTTGTAGACTTGTAGTTACAAGCACAAATAAAgtatggagttgtagttttctgtttcataaaaattttcatttatttgtagTCTGGCGAATTCAAACTGTTTTGCTTCTAAAAAACTACAAGTGTAACTAGGAGTaacgaaaataaacaaataataaacaaatattctAACTTTTTGTAGCAGCAGCGAGAGACGAAATATTATGATGAATATTTGTGAAATATTATATACATTATTGGCTTTAAAAGCTAAAAGCTTGATTTTTAAAGATTGGTTTTTGGTAGATTATGGTCTTAACATTTAGTTTAAATAATAGGCTATAGAAAAGTCTATGTTTCttgagaaaaaaagatacaaacaaTGAAATTGAGCTTTAAAAATGAATACCTAAGTGTTGTTTTGTTCGATTTTTGAATGGCAAAATGTTGTGAAATTACTTTGAACTAAAACATTGATGTACTAAACATTGCTTGGCAAAACACATCATCTATTGCAACTTTCGTCAAAAAAGCTTAAGCTCATAAATGAGCTAAATATTTATCTCTAAGTAAATTAATCTTTAAGGATAAATAACCAAATTTAATCATCAATATTTTTCCgcgttaaagcctggtacgctgctcgcactaaattttaactcccatacaaattatcgaaaaattttatctgagctaaaatggatcccatacaatttatcgataacttgtatgggaattttatcttagggGGTGGAAATCCCTGGGgacatttttgcactttttgtttaaaaaattttttacaataaaaaaaaactattttcagtgatTTAAGCGTTATATAAAGCATCAAAAGTTCCTAGATAGTCTTCAAAGCCATGCGCTCCAAATCTAATGCAGTAGGTAACGAAaaatttaaacgcatttttctcgaaacttaATGAAACTATCGTAATTTAGTGCAAATTATTCGTTAAttcattgcatttataaaattaggTATTGGTATTTTTTGGAAAGATCTGTAAGTTGTATGTTTCAGTTGTCCAAGCCTTGTAGTCTCTATGGTTAGGCTTTATGGAAATTCAAGTGCAATAACAACgcattatttttaagtaattgagatttcatttttttgttgtctaaTGTTGGTAAAATATATAGACTAAAAATGATTGGCACCAACATGGATACTTCCTACTGTATCAAAAAGTTAAGTTCAAGTTGTTTCACTTATATCCTTTAAAACGCTAATAGCTACACTGGAAAGCTCCTATTTGGTGAGTGGTAATTGCAGGGAGATGAATACATACAGATTTGTAAGCCAAGACTATTTGTCATCAGACAAGGAAGATTGATTTTAGTGCcaaccacttttttggcatcattcaaattaaaaagacaGCATAGTTATTTCACTTTAACTACCTAATGTCCTCCATTAAATGTCAACACAACTAGTACATTTTTTCTATCACTAACACCCACAAATTGGTGAAGATTCTTGATTATAATGCTGATCATTTAACTCATCTATAAAGCACATTCAAAGAGCAAATGACCCAAAATTAGACtccatatttttctttattagtcTTTCTACTCTTGTAAGAAATTCGCTTGTAGTTACAAGTCTATCACTAATAAATTTTTGCGCAAATacttttatgaaacagaaacaTTCGCCTCATTTGTAAATTTGCTTGTAGTTACAAGTCTACGATACTTGAAGCTATAAATCTATTCGAATTatttatgaaacagaaatttgctgataatttacaagctacaagtaaattcacaaataattaattattagtcttgtagttttatgaaatagggcccaggaATTACCTTTTATTTTCTTGCAGGTAATATGTATAATGGTTAATTCTGATAACTTCTCCTTGAGGAGTAATTTATGTTTTccattatgaaaataaaaagtacgcatacgccatagtgaaccgTGTTATTATagcaaattttaattcaaacaaaatttattagcTTTATAAAAGCGTCTGTCTTTTTTTGTATGCTTATATGTTATTGCTATTAATTGCGTTTTTAATCCTTTGCATCAAGTTTGCTTGTCAGAAAAAAGTATGAAGCAAGGCCCGTTTGTTAAAAACTGGCTATACAAGTGTAACATTTTCAGCGAGAAATCTTTGCAATGtgcatgtttatttttttaataatttcagtTAATGATGTATTTGTAGATTATTTcaattgaagaaaattgcataaaagaaaaaatattttaaaaaataggtaaaaacacaagttaatattataaaaacacaagggttatataaatgtatttaaaaaaaaagtgttcccTATAAATCGCGACATGTCGCATGTGGTATGACCAAAGCGTTATCTgtcgtaatttttgtttgcttttgttaATTCACAAAAGTTAATTAACATTTGAACTGAACACtcttgaacaatttattttgaaaagtaggagagtttgaagagaattgttttgtttttagaaaataattttaaaaatgtttatttttaattaattttatttatttaacaacaAAAGGATTTTGCAGATTAAAAAAAGGCATGTGGTTCAGagttattcaaaatatttttgtttaccaaTTAAAAGAACAAATAACTTGTTTAATCATAAGAGTTCGTATTAGATCGATTTAATAGTATACTGATTCTTTGATTTAATGAATCATATTGTTTTCTCTTTTTGTGTGGTTAATTCcgcataaaaaaatagtattggcTAGCATTTTTGGCCATTGAACTCAAAATGTTGCTTCTGTTCTGTTCAAAACTAAATAGTTTTCTGCTACCACGGCCACTGTTTGTGATAGGTaatcaaataattgaaaaaaatgttattttatttgtttttgtttttcttttaaaaataaaactgcatcAACTTTTGACCAAGAAAATCAAActatacaagaaaaaaacaaaaaacaacatcaattTAAATCAATACTCTTACCCTCAAACAAtaattggatttaaaataaaattgttgtttcCCATTGCTTTTGTTATTTGCCTCTTGGTATTAAGTTTGCATTGTTGTGCTTTAAAGTATTTAAACTAAAGACTCAGCAACATTATTGGCATGCAAAATGaagacaaataaaataaacgatTAATGGGTTCTACGTACGTATGCTTTTgcagttaaaataaaaaccgttataaaatttatgtttgtaattttttaatttatgtaattacataaggtttattattttgataatgttaaaaatttttgtatcctttCAGTTGTTTTAAAAGCATTAGTTTTCTTTACCTTTAAAGAgtgtttaaagttattttttcgaaaaaaaagtgaaatttttctaatctaataaaaaaaagaatttttttttggaaatttttcctacaattcaaattcaaaaaaaaattaattaattcatttaatttttttttttaatttacctacgtatgtcaaaaaaaatgttttttcttaatgttttcttttttgcgaACTTTAATAAACATAATCATTTAGAATGATAAGAAATATCCATATAAAATCAGTCCAGCCTTCAACGAAATAACAGTAAATACCTAACCATAATGTCGGTTTCGGTAAAAATGACAACGCGCTCCGGATcttcgaattttttgaaaaaaaaatttaaatgcagttttgttaaaatagGTTAGGCAATCACTCAGACTAATGGTTGCCAACACAAAAACcacgtttcatagctttggtgttcattgttcatagctctggtttttcataactttggttttttataacttcggtttttcatatttttgacgCACATAACTAAtatcatcgttataccagttgagagctATATTCTCTTAgaggtagtgtctaaagaaacaatGTGTACATGGGTTGCCTGGTGACATCCTGTCTAGTTATAGTTTTGCCAcgctattttttttagtttttttcgacaacaccaccctgcttatatggtaagTCTTAGagatgtacaaaaaatattttgtcaaagaaaattaaattaaaaatttgaatatccaggatttttagaaatttgaaattttagtagggtaaactgaggtgaatttagaaaaggtcaaaaagctatttgCTTAACATAAAATGGTTCGatagatatttttaatatacattatgtataagagtcaaacataaaacaaaaaattttaagaatctGCAACTGGagatacactgagggaaaaaacaacttaaaatcaacgaaaaccaggttgattcaactatttttcggaatgattttgcgttgaagacgaaaattttaaaatcaaagtagaacatcgttattttaaagtggtttaccgttataaaacatctttaaatcaaagttgtttcaactttaaaaaaagcatcaatttattaaaaattattgaaaaaatgggcagcagctggggatcgaacctacaactcttgggttactaggcgaatgctttaccaacgtgctatctcactgttgaaaataagagtgataaaatgcaacaaaagctaaagtccgagaaaaataaaaaaatgtcttacgTCATCAGTGTATGGACGATTAAAAGTGAAAACCGTGAAATtcaatgtttgaaaaatcaCTTATTAGagaaccaaaacaaaataacttgacactTATCTTGACACGCAACTTAGTAACTTAATATTTTCCActtctttgtttgttttttagaaaaaaaaacagattttgacatttcaatacttacactgtttaaaaaaaaaaaaaaaaacgaaattttaaaatacttttctcGTGACCTGATACCTACATTTTGTAGGACATATTGAAtatatcaaaactgcataccttTATCTTCAAAATACCTCCAAAAtctagattaatgaaaaaaaaaaacaatttttaagccTCCATTGTTTATATAATGTTCATTTCCTTTTTGCAGGATGGCCAAGTTATATCAAATTTGGTTTTATTGGAtcagatattaaaaaatatctctAAATCATTTATAATATGAGTACAAAATTTTCAGTTGttgtaggtatttttaaatgcaataaaaCATGTGCAATACATTGCTTATATTCTTGTATCAATCCTTCTGCATTCAATCCAAAATCGAAATTAATTGTATATTAAGCACTTACCAACGATGCAAACTTCATGCACTTAAAGTACCCAATtgacttctttttttaaatgcttagcAAGCTCACTTATATGTTGggaagcttacaaaaaaaaaaaaaaaaaaaaatagtttatttttataataggGACACAAAATCAGATCTGTCATCTGTGCAGTGCGGCGGCGGCCCTGCACATGAAACGCTTATTAGCTCCGTCTAATCTAtgtaaatttaatgtgaaatctttaaaattgttgtggaaagaatttttcaattgtCAATCAGTTTGTTCTTCTATTAATAGATTTATGTATAATGCAACGTGAAAATAAGTGGAAATATGAGTTTTGAGTATTATATGATAATGCAAGGGCTACCATATTCTTAGCCCTATACATTCCTTAAAAATGATGAtagtattttgaatacttttaGTAGTCGGTTGgcatatacatatgtaaaataaaatatggatGATTGGACTTAAATGAATACGTTATGAGGAATTGATTAATGATGTTTTTATAGGGTTACCAACACTTACGTGAATTTAAAGGACAATAAAACTAAGTCCATATATAAACACTCTTAGAAcccgtttttttaaatgcaggataCATTCTGAATTAGTAAACCATGCAAACATTTACCCAGAATTAACTCatcaaattttatgaataaacactctaagaacaaaaaaacaccggaagaaaaaattactgaaaaaatgcgtttccaaaaaatatttgagttatataaattggtcaaaaaagttttatgttCACTAAAATCAAGTAAAAAAAGAGACCTCAAATACGAATATGTAGATGTAGATCATGGGCGACAAAACCAATTCTTGTTAAaatttacttgcaataaatagGTTCATATCAAGATTAGTATTCGTAAAAGAAAGGATTGACATTACTTAATGTCTGTCTATCTGCAGCTTAAACTAGTGAACCAATTTGCTTTAAACGTGGTAGTTAAGAGTCTTAGGGaaactgatatttttttaagaccaaaattAGCGGTTCTTGACACATGacgaaaatggaaaatattgtCTTTCACAAAAACAGCGCCAGagattttgaatacaaaaaaaaaaaaaaatactctgatTTCCACCTGTAGAATAtcctacttttgaaaaaaaaaaatatttttttgaagtgtaATTAACGGTACTTTCAACGAACTGCTTTATCTTATTCAAACCTTTTTTGTTATCAAATTAACCTATTTCGagtaaaatttttgtacagaaacTTGAAGCTTTTTAAGCAGacaaatttttgagttttagtCTTCCTACCAAATCTGTCCAAAATTATTTGAACagacaaattttatatatgtatgtgggTATATGCCCTCAAAACTTTTAAACTACTTATTCTTATTTTATCGTTTTATTATTTCCTGGTTATTGGCTTTACGACGTcgcaataaattaaatatgGTGCCGTATAAGGACATAAAACTTTAATTTACAATCATGCCGTGATAGGTTTCAAATGAAAGGACTTTAAAAGCATATttcaaatacatacaaaaaattaagctatTGCGTgcagttttttaaaactttaatagcTGGCGATTGCGGTTAGAAAATAGAAGTTAAATTCGGTGACACAGAccatttaacataattttaacTCAATGCTACTAAAACTTATTTCAACAAGAATATACTCGTAATCCCGAAGGATTGCTGAAAAATAAACCTAAACCATGCTTCAATTCTTACGgaactttttttctatgaaaaaaattcactttaagCGAAAAAATATAGAcactttttttctcatttataaGTTCTTGAGTCAAACTCTAGGATAGCATAGCACACCTTCAAAATGATAGATTTCAAGGACAAGTCCgaaaggaaaataaaaactataacgggtaaaataattcctagtgaaatttatttataaggtaTGTCCAAAACTAAGAAGTTTCAGGAGAAATAAGAAGCCATCGTTGAATGCTTTTTCCATGCTTCCACATTTTCTATAGCATTTCCTGGAATTcaacgaaaaaataaagaacagttataaaaaaaaaacaacactctCGCCATCAAACTTTTTCAGTAAAACActttaagatacaaaaaaaaaacgttgcttattttaaattcaatgcaaaaaaaatgtccttataATTTATTGAACAGTAGGTATAGTAAAGTATATCCTTGACATGAATTCCACAAGGGTTATAATTTAAAACTACTGCATTTTTTATACCCAGCGCAtcccttttataaaaaaataaaataaaaaataaaacatgtatAAAATCTGCATATATAGCTACAGCCATAAAAAGTATCCCATCCACACGTAcgttttacttaaaataaaaaaaaaagcaaaaagaaaaaccaCTCACAGTTGGATCCTTGCATCGACGACATTCACAAATAAAGTGTTTTGTCATCTTTAGAAATACCCTCCTCATCGGATTGCCCCACAAAATTTTCGTATACGTTGTCGTTATTTCGCCACCTTTCGGAATAAATTTAGCCGCTCTAACAATTGCCAAACTGCCATCTTCAAAATAATGACACGCATTCGGGGTGCATTCATGATTCATAACCGCTGTCAATGGGAACAAACCACGCAATAGTATTTCATACCCATCGACTTTTTTCGGTGCCTCAAAGGCATTCGTATTTAGAACACCAAcaacttttaacaaaaagtcAAGTACTTTCTTGTccgttggaaaatttttaaaaccctCAGCAGCTCGACTAATTTCCCTGCGATAACCTTGGTCGATATTTGATTGCATAGCAAAAATCAAATCCTTTTGATCCTTGCTAACAAAAAAACTCCTTGCCGCTGTAAGTATCCTTAAAGTCATTGGGCTAACGCCACCCACATCGAGGGGTTGCCATTCTCGAAACAGCTCACATTCAGGCTTGTGAGCCTCCGACTCTGCACACTTTTCACACACCGGCAGAGTACAGCCTTTGGGACAGAGAAAGTCAGCGACATCGAGTAACTTACAGCACGCAACACAAGTATTCAATGCGGAGCCTTTTCTGGCAGTTGGACCCATGACGACGGCACGTTCCCTAAATAACAATTCACCCTTGTCGATATCCCGCAAGGCAAATACACCACGACCGGCTACCGGGGACCAATCCACCTTCCAGTTTGGCTCTTCGGTTTGTAGGTCGCCGAGATGAATATTGACCAAACGGGCCAGTTTCGTTGcggacatttttttgtataataattttaaataacggggtctttgtaaaaaaaaaaaaaaatgccaacaacaacaacaataacgacAAACTACTGTCAATTGTCACAAAACCGCGACCAATCGAATCGAATTTACACCGTCGACTGGCCTAAGGGATACTCGCTGgtcattattttcattttctatacAACAACGGGGAAGTGAGTACAGGGACACAATGTTTGGTTCGGTCTTTCGGTCGGTCGGTCGATGGGAGGGGGTAGAAGGAGACAGGGGCGGTTATATGGGGAAAGCTTAAATAACATTAATTTATGCCACGCTTGACGATGGTTGGAGATGCTTAAGGAAAAAAGGGGGTTTCAgttcgatttttcattttgttgcaCTTCAGAGTGTGGCAATATTATTATGCACCATGATGATGCGATGGTGTGTGGTTTCttgtttctcttatttttttttttttttttgctctattTGTATATTATTTCATTGGTGCATGTTATTTTAGACTTTGACGTGCAACAGGTTGCATATTTatgcagaaaataaaaaaaaaaaaaaatgaaaatacagaCTGCAACACATCATCATCGCATGCACGCAAAC
This DNA window, taken from Episyrphus balteatus chromosome 2, idEpiBalt1.1, whole genome shotgun sequence, encodes the following:
- the LOC129908992 gene encoding SET domain-containing protein SmydA-8 isoform X2, which codes for MSATKLARLVNIHLGDLQTEEPNWKVDWSPVAGRGVFALRDIDKGELLFRERAVVMGPTARKGSALNTCVACCKLLDVADFLCPKGCTLPVCEKCAESEAHKPECELFREWQPLDVGGVSPMTLRILTAARSFFVSKDQKDLIFAMQSNIDQGYRREISRAAEGFKNFPTDKKVLDFLLKVVGVLNTNAFEAPKKVDGYEILLRGLFPLTAVMNHECTPNACHYFEDGSLAIVRAAKFIPKGGEITTTYTKILWGNPMRRVFLKMTKHFICECRRCKDPTENETYLAALYCREPNCKGWTIPVHTTGMQPDWKCIKCGVVSSHAKMGKYQDFTLNAIHNKINSCSVHDMIHFIDNICPRFCPPSNYVLIEAKLNVIWRIQRINDEYSEDDYLARDKYCKDVIEILDKLEAGDCTLRKLIKNEINFKHQSTK